The following coding sequences are from one Salvia hispanica cultivar TCC Black 2014 chromosome 3, UniMelb_Shisp_WGS_1.0, whole genome shotgun sequence window:
- the LOC125209969 gene encoding uncharacterized protein LOC125209969, with translation MPTSEPQTQEAPRESPQGLTGEAKGEKPFPYRFVTKRKKENPVDFMSIFGKLDVTIPFLQAVRLPPLGKFIKEFIAGKAQEDGKIMVEGIASPIEKLQALDVYAQADVEAAAWGVVVPASMEEKSDAEQEQEEDSKKNPLPTDTLPPQVELKKLPANLKYAYLGEEDSFPVIINSGLTEEQEARLLTVLGKNKKAIGWSLTDLVGISPDVCMHHIRLEDGAKAHRDSQRKVNPNMREEILKEILKLLSLGIIYSVPDSEWVSPIHMVPKKSGIQVVKNERNELVPTRLVTGWRMCIDYRKLNTATRKDHFPLPFIDQMLERPAGRKYFFFGWVQWLLSNLREPGGPR, from the exons ATGCCCACATCGGAACCTCAAACCCAGGAGGCACCAAGGGAAAGTCCACAAGGACTGACTGGAGAGGCTAAGGGAGAAAAACCGTTTCCATATCGGTTTGTgacgaagaggaagaaggaaaaCCCTGTGGATTTCATGTCGATCTTTGGGAAACTGGATGTCACCATACCATTCCTCCAAGCCGTGAGACTGCCCCCTCTGGGGAAGTTTATAAAGGAGTTTATAGCCGGAAAGGCCCAGGAGGATGGGAAAATCATGGTGGAAGGAATAGCGTCACCCATT GAAAAGCTCCAAGCTTTGGATGTGTATGCCCAGGCTGATGTGGAAGCAGCTGCATG GGGCGTTGTGGTACCGGCCAGTATGGAGGAAAAATCAGATGCCGAACAAGAGCAAGAGGAGGATTCAAAGAAGAACCCTCTACCTACGGACACACTACCCCCGCAAgtggagttgaaaaagttgccaGCGAACcttaagtatgcctacctAGGGGAGGAAGACTCATTCCCTGTAATCATCAATAGCGGGTTGACTGAAGAGCAAGAGGCAAGACTACTAACTGTGCTGGGCAAAAACAAGAAGGCTATTGGATGGAGCCTTACGGACCTGGTAGGTATAAGCCCGGAcgtctgcatgcaccacattaggCTGGAGGATGGAGCCAAGGCACATAGAGACTCTCAAAGAAAGgtgaacccaaacatgcgGGAAGAGATACTGAAGGAAATCTTGAAGTTGCTCTCACTGGGCATTATATACTCGGTACCAGATAGTGAATGGGTCAGCCCAATCCATATGGTCCCCAAGAAATCAGGGATCCAGGTGGTCAAGAATGAGAGGAATGAGCTAGTGCCCACCAGACTAGTTACCGGGTGGCGAATGTGTATAGATTACCGAAAGCTGAACACTGCAACCAGGAAGGACCATTTTCCCCTGCCATTCATCGATCAAATGCTGGAGCGACCGGCTGGGAGGAAATACTTCTTTTTTGGATGGGTACAGTGGTTACTTTCAAATTTACGTGAACCCGGAGGACCAAGATAA
- the LOC125212441 gene encoding phosphoserine phosphatase, chloroplastic — MESLMCARINLTPVRSLCSCKNNPIHVPLLAPRVTRRVLVSPTVVMGSPKSFNSVAASVQPVEDSATSRFDNTLPSKEILDVWRNANAVCFDVDSTVCVDEGIDELAEFCGAGEAVAEWTARAMGGSVPFEQALAARLSLFSPSQSLVQEFLEKRPPRLSPGIEALVKKLHEKNKTVYLVSGGFRQMINPIATLLGIPLENIYANQLLFGSSGEFSGFDPNEPTSRSGGKAVAVQQIRKARGFKSLVMIGDGATDLEARKPGGADLFVCYAGVVLREPVAAKADWLVFNFKDLINSLD; from the exons ATGGAGAGTTTGATGTGTGCTCGGATCAATTTGACTCCGGTTCGCTCTCTCTGTAGTTGCAAAAACAACCCAATACACGTTCCTTTATTGGCTCCCAGAGTTACAAGGAGAGTGTTGGTTTCTCCAACTGTGGTAATGGGAAGCCCAAAATCATTCAATTCGGTTGCTGCTTCTGTTCAGCCAGTGGAGGACTCAGCAACGAGCCGTTTTGACAACACGTTGCCTTCTAAAG AGATCCTTGATGTGTGGAGAAATGCGAATGCTGTATGCTTCGACGTGGATAGCACTGTGTGTGTGGACGAGGGAATCGATGAGCTGGCAGAGTTCTGTGGAGCCGGAGAGGCTGTTGCAGAATGGACTGCCAG GGCAATGGGCGGTTCTGTTCCTTTCGAGCAAGCACTGGCTGCCAGATTATCTCTTTTTAGCCCATCCCAGTCCCTGGTTCAGGAGTTCCTCGAGAAGAGACCTCCAAG GCTCTCGCCTGGAATCGAGGCACTTGTGAAGAAGCTGCATGAAAAGAACAAGACTGTCTATCTCGTGTCTGGAGGATTTCGTCAAATGATAAAC CCCATCGCTACACTACTTGGGATACCACTCGAGAACATATACGCCAATCAACTTCTCTTTGGAAGCTCTGGGGAGTTTTCGGGTTTTGATCCCAACGAGCCTACTTCAAGAAGTGGTGGGAAAGCCGTTGCTGTTCAGCAGATTAGGAAG GCCCGAGGTTTCAAGTCTCTAGTCATGATTGGAGACGGCGCAACTGATCTTGAG GCTCGGAAGCCCGGTGGGGCCGACTTGTTTGTATGCTATGCTGGAGTTGTGCTCCGAGAGCCGGTTGCAGCTAAAGCTGATTGGCTGGTCTTCAATTTCAAAGACTTGATCAACTCACTGGACTAG
- the LOC125209563 gene encoding ATP synthase subunit gamma, mitochondrial, producing the protein MAMAALRREGRRIAAPIISPRPINPLRSSIVPSEDQSFLGVRSVSTQIVRNRMKSVKNIQKITKAMKMVAASKLRAIQSKTENSRGLWQPFTALLGDLPSVDVKKTVVVTISSDKGLCGGINSTSVKVSRGLRKLNSGPDKECKYVIVGEKAKAQLVRDSKNDIELALTELQKNALNYTQVAVLADDILKNVEYDALRIVYNKFQSVVQFIPSVSTILSPEIVERESEAGGQLGELDSYEVEGAETKSEVLQNLTEFQFSCVMFNAVLENACSEQGARMSAMDSSSRNAGEMLDRLTLTYNRTRQATITTELIEIISGASALEG; encoded by the exons ATGGCGATGGCTGCTTTGAGGCGCGAGGGCAGGCGGATCGCCGCCCCTATCATTTCCCCCCGCCCTATCAATCCCCTCCGCTCGTCTATCGTGCCTTCTGA GGATCAATCTTTCTTGGGAGTTCGATCTGTGTCAACTCAAATCG TCCGCAATCGTATGAAGAGTGTCAAGAATATTCAAAAAATCACAAAGGCTATGAAGATGGTTGCAGCTTCAAAGCTCCGAGCTATTCAGTCAAAAACTGAAAACTCACGTGGTCTGTGGCAACCATTCACTGCTCTTCTTGGTGACCTTCCAA GTGTTGATGTGAAGAAGACTGTCGTGGTTACAATTTCCTCAGACAAAGGTCTGTGTGGTGGTATCAATTCTACTTCAGTGAAAGTAAGCAGAGGCCTCAGGAAGTTAAACTCTG GTCCTGACAAGGAATGCAAGTATGTTATTGTGGGAGAGAAAGCCAAGGCCCAACTTGTGCGAGACTCCAAGAATGACATTGAGCTAGCCCTGACTGAGTTGCAGAAGAATGCTCTGAACTATACTCAG GTTGCTGTGCTTGCTGATGACATCTTAAAGAATGTAGAATATGATGCATTAAGGATTGTGTACAATAAGTTCCAATCAGTGGTCCAGTTTATTCCATCAGTATCTACTATTTTATCCCCTGAG ATTGTTGAGAGAGAATCTGAAGCTGGGGGTCAACTTGGGGAATTGGATTCTTACGAAGTCGAAGGTGCTGAAACAAAGTCTGAAGTGCTTCAGAATCTGACAGAGTTCCAATTCTCTTGT GTTATGTTCAATGCTGTCTTAGAAAATGCTTGCAGTGAACAGGGAGCTagaatgtctgctatggacagCTCAAGCAGAAATGCCGGAGAGATGCTTGACCGCCTCACGCTTACTTATAACAG GACTCGTCAAGCGACTATCACTACAGAACTGATAGAGATTATATCTGGAGCATCGGCATTGGAGGGCTAA